A DNA window from Mobula birostris isolate sMobBir1 chromosome 3, sMobBir1.hap1, whole genome shotgun sequence contains the following coding sequences:
- the LOC140194577 gene encoding granzyme A-like — MKLLKYALYVPLVSFFLIPAYHGEEIIGGHDVKPHSKPYMASLQRLSKRSKYFHYCGGALIRRNWILTAAHCEIPPKDMKVNQSPQVVLGAHTLSPNERSQQTRYIRKQFPHPEYSKQTYENDIMLLQLKEAVTLNKFVDVLNLPNSGKDAKAGDSCNVAGWGTTSVGKQQLPKVLQEVNVTIIDRNLCSKYYTYHPAITTDVLCAGDKKGGKDSCQGDSGGPLVCKGKFSGIVSFGCKCGVPHKPGVYTRLSEKYLSWIKNIISK, encoded by the exons ATGAAGTTACTGAAGTATGCTCTATATGTTCCATTGGTTTCCTTTTTCTTAATTCCAGCCT ATCATGGAGAAGAAATTATTGGAGGTCATGACGTTAAACCACATTCAAAACCTTACATGGCATCCCTTCAAAGGCTTAGCAAGCGAAGCAAGTATTTTCACTATTGTGGAGGAGCTTTGATCAGGCGTAACTGGATATTAACTGCAGCACACTGTGAAAT CCCACCTAAGGACATGAAAGTAAACCAGTCTCCTCAAGTGGTTCTTGGAGCACATACTCTTTCACCAAATGAGAGGAGTCAACAAACACGTTATATTCGCAAGCAGTTTCCACATCCAGAATACAGCAAACAAACTTATGAAAATGACATCATGCTGCTGCAA CTTAAGGAAGCAGTGACTCTGAACAAGTTTGTGGATGTTCTGAACCTGCCTAACTCGGGAAAAGATGCGAAAGCTGGAGATAGTTGTAACGTTGCAGGCTGGGGGACTACTAGTGTTGGAAAACAACAGTTGCCAAAGGTGCTGCAGGAAGTAAATGTAACTATCATAGACAGGAATCTGTGTTCTAAATATTACACCTACCACCCTGCAATAACTACAGATGTGCTCTGTGCTGGTGACAAAAAAGGAGGCAAAGATTCCTGCCAG GGAGATTCAGGGGGTCCACTGGTATGCAAGGGAAAATTCAGTGGAATTGTTTCTTTCGGATGCAAGTGTGGAGTACCCCACAAGCCAGGCGTTTATACACGGCTCTCAGAAAAATATCTCTCCTGGATTAAGAACATCATTTCAAAATGA